A region from the Flexibacter flexilis DSM 6793 genome encodes:
- a CDS encoding efflux transporter outer membrane subunit produces MKFSKNNIFLFAGMGLLSFACSVGPKYSRPNTETPQQFRNAAGQLASDTVLLPWRTFYKDPQLVSLIEKALAKNSEVSVALLNMQQLELSYKQAKLGLLPTLDLSVGATRTYFSENSLNGSLSKQFAGSDYLDDYSATLRLSWEADIWGKVKKQKAVAQASYFAQKENLSVLKTRIVVQVAQAYYGLMALDEQLKVAKQNIELSNKTLEMVRLQFAASQVTSLAVQQAEAQKKTAELLVPLALQNIAIQENALSILCGGYPDSITRAGSLSDAATQTPALASGVPATLLSRRPDVKAAELAVMIANTRTGLAKAAMYPTLSLTPSIGLNSYKLNTWFDIPGSIIKTVGANLTKPLFQHRNLKTSYEVAKLEQEKSAVQFKQTMMTAVGEVSNALAQVKYSDERLALVAQKSQSLDKAATDALLLYKGGMATYLEVIVAQNNALQNELEAVNIKRDKLIAITELYRALGGGVE; encoded by the coding sequence ATGAAATTTTCTAAAAATAATATTTTTCTTTTCGCAGGAATGGGGCTTTTGTCTTTTGCTTGTTCGGTGGGGCCAAAATACAGCCGCCCGAACACGGAAACGCCCCAGCAGTTCCGCAATGCGGCAGGGCAACTGGCATCGGATACGGTGCTTTTGCCTTGGCGAACTTTCTACAAAGACCCACAACTGGTGAGTCTTATCGAAAAGGCATTGGCCAAAAACTCAGAAGTGAGCGTGGCTTTGCTCAACATGCAGCAATTAGAACTTTCCTACAAACAAGCCAAATTAGGTTTGTTGCCTACGCTGGATTTGTCGGTGGGTGCAACGCGGACATATTTCTCCGAAAACTCCCTGAACGGTTCGTTGAGTAAACAATTTGCTGGTTCGGACTATCTCGACGATTATAGCGCAACGCTGCGCCTTTCGTGGGAAGCTGATATTTGGGGCAAAGTCAAAAAGCAAAAAGCCGTAGCACAAGCCAGTTATTTTGCACAAAAAGAAAATCTTTCGGTGCTCAAAACGCGTATTGTGGTGCAAGTGGCGCAAGCCTATTATGGCCTGATGGCCTTGGACGAACAACTCAAAGTAGCCAAACAAAACATTGAGTTGAGCAATAAAACGCTGGAAATGGTGCGTTTGCAATTTGCCGCTTCGCAAGTTACGTCTTTGGCCGTGCAGCAAGCCGAAGCCCAAAAGAAAACCGCCGAATTGTTAGTGCCGTTGGCTTTGCAAAATATTGCGATTCAGGAAAATGCACTTAGTATTTTGTGCGGGGGCTACCCCGACAGCATTACACGCGCGGGCAGTTTGTCCGACGCGGCCACCCAAACGCCTGCTTTGGCTTCGGGTGTTCCTGCAACGCTGTTGAGCCGCCGCCCCGACGTGAAAGCCGCCGAATTGGCGGTGATGATTGCCAACACGCGCACGGGTTTGGCCAAAGCCGCCATGTACCCGACGCTTAGCCTTACGCCTTCCATTGGTCTGAACTCTTACAAGCTCAATACTTGGTTTGATATTCCTGGGTCAATTATTAAAACGGTTGGCGCAAATCTTACCAAGCCTTTGTTTCAACATCGTAACCTCAAAACTTCGTATGAAGTGGCGAAACTTGAGCAAGAAAAATCTGCCGTACAATTCAAACAAACCATGATGACGGCAGTAGGAGAGGTGTCTAACGCACTCGCGCAAGTCAAATATTCCGACGAACGCTTGGCTTTAGTGGCGCAAAAAAGCCAAAGCCTCGACAAGGCCGCAACCGATGCGCTGTTGCTTTATAAAGGTGGCATGGCTACTTATTTGGAAGTAATTGTAGCGCAAAACAATGCTCTTCAAAATGAATTGGAAGCCGTGAACATCAAACGCGACAAACTCATTGCCATTACGGAACTGTACCGTGCTTTGGGCGGAGGCGTAGAATAA
- a CDS encoding efflux RND transporter permease subunit, producing MLKGIIDRPVMATVISIVLVILGVIGLLRLPVTRFPDISPPTVMVAGSYPGGNSEAVIRSVVTPLEEQINGVEDMQYIKSTASNDGSFSISVIFKQGVNPDQAAVNVQNRVQQATSILPQEVISMGLTTSKQQNSMIVVFDVYAEDNNKYDELFLQNYVNINLIPQIKRVQGVGQALVFGSKDYSMRVWLNPEKMASYSLVPQDVMQAISDQSLEAAPGKLGQESHAALEYVIRYKGKKNKPEQYENIVVKADGANLIRLKDVARIEFGSINYSGNTTANGHNAVTVAIFQTTGSNANDIEIGVNEQLLRAAKSFPPGIKYENLVSTKERLDEAIGQVKSTLVEAFLLVFIVVFLFLQDFRSTIIPAVAVPVAIIGTFFFLLVFGFTINILTLFALVLAIGIVVDDAIVVVEAVHSKMEGSDMSGREATHSAMSEITGAVISITLVMSAVFIPIGFMTGSSGLFYKQFAYTLAIAIIISALNALTLTPALCALLLKNNHAGHDAHDKPHNVGFKKRFFMAFNTGFNSLTDKYINGVRFLANKKWLGFALVVAIMGVAGWLMMRTPKSFVPMEDDNLIVYSLSMPPGTALDRTNAVARKIDTLLKDVEAIQTCANITGFNILTNSASPAYGVGFIKLKSPKERGAVKDIDQILGIISGKLATIKEGSIMALRMPPVEGYSISGGAEIVLQDKSGKTPAELKQMADRVMGQIMQQPGVMYAYTMFRADYPQFELEVDEDKAKQMGVSVSAMLRAVQTYFAGDQTLNFTRFGKFYRVAVKADGVFRTDEEAFNEIFVRNDQNMMVPVKSMVSLHRVYGPESVTRYNLFNAVNISVVALPGFSSGAIMDNLEKNVLNNLPSDYGYEWTGLSLEEKSAGNQTTVILALCMLFVYFLLAAQYESYLLPLAVLLSIPTGFVGAFWGIQSAGLDNNIYVQVGLIMLVGLLAKNAILIVEFAVQRRKAGLSIKEAALDGAKARLRPIVMTSLAFIVGMIPLMMATGGSAVGNKSISIGAAFGMLSGVVLGIFVIPLLYMLFQFLQEKVSGEPQTPPTLN from the coding sequence ATGTTAAAAGGTATTATAGACAGACCCGTAATGGCCACTGTGATTTCTATCGTGTTGGTCATTCTGGGCGTCATCGGATTGTTGCGTTTGCCCGTCACTCGCTTTCCTGATATTTCGCCGCCGACCGTCATGGTTGCGGGCAGCTACCCAGGTGGCAACAGTGAGGCCGTTATTCGTTCGGTAGTAACGCCACTCGAAGAGCAAATCAATGGGGTAGAGGATATGCAATATATCAAATCTACAGCCAGCAACGACGGTAGTTTTTCGATTTCGGTTATTTTCAAACAAGGGGTAAACCCAGACCAAGCCGCCGTAAACGTTCAGAACCGCGTGCAACAAGCTACCAGTATTTTGCCGCAAGAGGTAATCAGTATGGGGCTTACCACGTCCAAACAACAAAATAGTATGATTGTGGTGTTTGATGTGTACGCAGAAGACAACAACAAATACGATGAGCTTTTCTTACAAAATTATGTAAACATCAACCTGATTCCGCAAATCAAACGCGTGCAAGGCGTAGGCCAAGCCCTTGTGTTTGGTTCAAAGGATTATTCGATGCGTGTTTGGCTTAACCCTGAGAAAATGGCCAGTTATTCGCTTGTCCCTCAAGACGTAATGCAAGCTATTTCAGACCAAAGCCTTGAAGCCGCACCGGGTAAGTTGGGGCAAGAATCGCACGCGGCACTCGAATACGTGATTCGTTACAAAGGCAAGAAAAATAAGCCTGAGCAATACGAAAATATCGTGGTGAAAGCCGACGGCGCAAACCTGATTCGCCTCAAAGACGTAGCACGTATTGAATTTGGTTCTATCAATTATAGCGGTAACACGACGGCCAACGGCCACAACGCTGTTACGGTAGCCATTTTCCAAACCACAGGTTCTAACGCCAACGATATTGAAATCGGGGTAAACGAACAATTGTTGCGTGCGGCGAAGTCGTTCCCTCCGGGTATTAAATACGAAAACTTGGTGAGTACCAAAGAACGTTTGGACGAGGCCATCGGCCAAGTAAAATCTACGTTGGTGGAGGCTTTCTTGTTGGTGTTTATCGTGGTGTTCTTGTTTTTGCAAGATTTTCGCTCAACGATTATTCCCGCCGTTGCCGTTCCTGTGGCCATTATTGGCACGTTCTTTTTCTTGTTGGTTTTCGGCTTTACGATTAACATCCTGACGCTGTTTGCGTTGGTGTTGGCTATCGGGATTGTGGTGGATGATGCCATTGTGGTGGTGGAAGCTGTGCACAGTAAAATGGAAGGTTCGGATATGTCGGGCCGCGAAGCTACGCACAGTGCCATGAGCGAAATTACGGGAGCTGTTATTTCCATTACGTTGGTGATGTCGGCGGTATTTATCCCAATTGGTTTTATGACGGGTTCTTCGGGCTTGTTCTACAAACAATTTGCTTACACGCTGGCCATTGCCATCATTATTTCGGCCTTGAATGCCCTTACGCTTACGCCTGCTTTGTGTGCTTTGTTATTGAAAAATAACCACGCAGGCCACGACGCGCACGACAAACCGCATAACGTGGGTTTCAAAAAACGCTTTTTTATGGCTTTCAATACAGGTTTTAATAGCCTGACGGACAAGTACATCAATGGCGTTCGCTTTTTGGCTAACAAAAAATGGTTGGGCTTTGCGTTGGTGGTGGCCATTATGGGCGTTGCGGGTTGGTTGATGATGCGCACGCCAAAAAGTTTTGTGCCAATGGAAGACGACAACTTGATTGTATATAGTTTGAGTATGCCTCCAGGTACAGCTTTGGATAGAACTAACGCGGTTGCAAGAAAAATAGATACTTTGCTTAAAGACGTGGAAGCAATCCAGACTTGCGCCAACATCACAGGTTTTAACATCTTGACCAATAGCGCAAGCCCTGCGTATGGTGTGGGTTTTATCAAACTAAAAAGCCCTAAAGAACGCGGCGCAGTCAAAGACATCGACCAGATTTTGGGGATTATTTCGGGTAAATTAGCCACCATCAAAGAAGGTTCGATTATGGCTTTGCGTATGCCGCCAGTGGAAGGTTATAGCATTTCGGGTGGCGCGGAAATCGTGTTGCAAGACAAAAGCGGTAAAACGCCCGCCGAACTCAAGCAAATGGCCGACCGTGTGATGGGGCAAATTATGCAACAACCGGGTGTTATGTATGCCTACACGATGTTTAGAGCCGACTATCCGCAATTTGAGTTGGAAGTGGACGAGGACAAAGCCAAACAAATGGGCGTGAGTGTAAGCGCGATGTTGCGTGCGGTACAAACGTATTTTGCAGGAGACCAGACACTTAACTTTACGCGATTTGGTAAATTCTACCGTGTGGCCGTGAAAGCCGACGGCGTTTTCCGTACCGACGAAGAGGCCTTCAACGAAATATTTGTGCGCAATGACCAAAACATGATGGTTCCTGTCAAATCAATGGTTTCGTTGCATAGAGTGTATGGCCCCGAATCGGTTACGCGTTACAACTTGTTCAATGCCGTGAATATTAGCGTCGTGGCTTTGCCAGGGTTCAGTAGCGGCGCGATTATGGACAATTTGGAGAAAAACGTCCTCAATAATCTGCCTTCCGACTACGGTTACGAATGGACGGGGCTTAGTTTGGAAGAAAAATCCGCAGGCAACCAAACCACTGTTATTTTGGCTTTGTGTATGTTGTTCGTGTACTTCTTGCTGGCCGCCCAATACGAAAGTTATTTGTTGCCTTTGGCCGTATTGCTTTCTATCCCGACGGGTTTTGTGGGAGCATTTTGGGGCATTCAGTCGGCGGGTTTGGACAACAACATTTACGTACAAGTCGGCTTGATTATGTTGGTGGGTTTGTTGGCCAAAAACGCGATTTTGATTGTGGAATTTGCCGTACAACGCCGCAAAGCGGGGCTTTCTATCAAAGAAGCAGCCTTAGACGGCGCAAAAGCGCGTTTGCGTCCTATCGTCATGACATCGTTGGCCTTTATCGTGGGCATGATTCCGCTCATGATGGCCACGGGCGGCTCGGCGGTCGGCAACAAATCCATTAGTATTGGTGCGGCTTTCGGCATGCTTTCGGGGGTAGTGCTCGGTATTTTTGTGATTCCGTTGCTCTATATGCTGTTCCAGTTTTTGCAAGAAAAAGTTTCGGGCGAACCACAAACGCCCCCAACGCTTAACTAA
- a CDS encoding efflux RND transporter periplasmic adaptor subunit: protein MTNFNLQTKTLLNGFVFLAVSAMLGACGSAPQQMPPAQAVNADFLEVVPTTSVIQKKYPGQIEGSVNVAIKAQVTGYLDQIYVKEGDFVQKGASLFRIKSDVYDAQVSNSQASLKAALAAQESAQIELEKIKPLVEGKVVSEVQLKTAQANYEAATAQVAQAKAGLNSSRINAGFALIKAPVSGYIGRIPNRIGNLVTPADMTPLTTLSDISNVFVYFSMSEADYISFMKEKKAGNVQLVLADGSQYKHDGQLETASGNIDRQTGSIAFKAVFPNPDKLLRSGGSARVVLSKSLDNSLAVPMASVKDIQDRHFVFVLGDSNKVSMRPLEISGSAANDYVVSGGLKAGEKIALNSIDALNEGMKVVPKITRQKPVNQ, encoded by the coding sequence ATGACAAATTTTAACTTGCAAACGAAAACCCTATTAAATGGATTCGTGTTTTTGGCTGTGTCCGCTATGTTAGGTGCGTGTGGATCTGCTCCGCAGCAAATGCCTCCTGCTCAAGCAGTTAATGCCGATTTCCTTGAAGTTGTTCCGACTACTTCTGTTATTCAGAAAAAATACCCAGGCCAAATAGAAGGCAGCGTAAATGTGGCCATCAAAGCGCAGGTAACGGGATATTTAGACCAGATTTATGTAAAAGAAGGTGATTTTGTGCAAAAAGGCGCATCGTTGTTCCGTATTAAAAGCGATGTATATGATGCACAAGTCTCTAACAGTCAGGCTTCTTTGAAAGCTGCTTTGGCCGCGCAAGAATCGGCGCAAATCGAGCTTGAAAAAATCAAACCATTGGTAGAAGGCAAAGTCGTTTCGGAAGTGCAACTCAAAACCGCACAAGCCAACTACGAAGCAGCTACCGCGCAAGTGGCACAAGCCAAAGCGGGACTTAACTCCTCGCGCATCAATGCGGGTTTTGCGCTAATCAAAGCACCAGTAAGCGGCTATATTGGCCGAATCCCGAACCGTATCGGCAATTTGGTTACGCCCGCGGATATGACACCGCTAACAACACTTTCCGACATTAGCAATGTTTTCGTGTATTTCTCCATGAGCGAAGCTGACTATATTTCTTTTATGAAAGAGAAAAAAGCTGGTAATGTGCAACTTGTACTGGCCGACGGAAGCCAATACAAACACGATGGCCAGTTAGAGACGGCCAGCGGTAACATTGACCGCCAAACGGGTAGCATTGCCTTCAAAGCTGTGTTCCCGAATCCTGATAAATTGTTGCGTTCGGGAGGTTCGGCGCGTGTGGTTTTGAGCAAGAGCTTGGACAATTCGCTTGCTGTGCCGATGGCCAGTGTCAAAGACATTCAGGACAGACATTTTGTGTTTGTACTCGGCGACAGCAACAAGGTTTCGATGCGTCCGCTTGAAATTAGCGGCTCGGCAGCCAATGATTATGTGGTAAGTGGCGGCCTGAAAGCAGGCGAAAAAATCGCCCTTAATAGTATAGATGCCCTCAACGAAGGCATGAAGGTTGTGCCAAAAATTACGCGTCAAAAACCTGTAAATCAATAA